Proteins encoded together in one Miscanthus floridulus cultivar M001 chromosome 16, ASM1932011v1, whole genome shotgun sequence window:
- the LOC136511494 gene encoding putative clathrin assembly protein At1g03050 — protein MSTPLCAPSTGASSFLGRPPATRFRRARISITRRAPKHQHHTSICPSTRQGHPNQARGENQLPRASDRPPRGGRRRKRTMAPSKLRQALGAVKDQTSIGLAKVGSGGALEADLDVAIVKATRHSESFPADERHIREIITLTCLSRVYVGSCVSSLSRRLGRTRSWAVALKTLVIVHRLLADGDPAFEQEMFFATRRGTRMLNMSDFCDRSRADAWDFSAFIRTYAAYLDDRLEYRMQGRQQGGGGGARGGRPLHEEMYAASPGNRYTCDVAAPCFNGRQEDAVDAEAHSKAVALVPRDPPTSEMTVDQLLVKANQLHHLLDRFIACRPVGAAKANRVVAVSLYPLVKESVQLYCELTEVMATLIEQFAEMETADCERVHALFCGLAKQLEELENFYAWCKVVCVCRQSDVPEVEVVTQKKLELMDEFIRDRHAAADSQQRHPPPEPEPMASPEPALVEEEEDDDMNATKALPASEEPPAAAQADRGPVEPEASLIVADPVEEEADFLNLKADAMSGEEHGQQLALALFDGYIAGSAPKGNVFQGASADWETELVQSASALANQRAELGGGLSMMVLDGMYNHAAVANNAQTFSGSASSVAMRPPGAPMLALPAPPRGSSAAVGADPFAASALVPPPTYVQMSDMQTKQQLLTQEQQMWRQYGKNGMNQGALAMLEQRPNQNRQFLPHMGHNYAGYRTS, from the exons ATGTCAACGCCTCTTTGCGCGCCGTCCACGGGGGCCTCCTCCTTCCTCGGTCGTCCTCCCGCCACCCGCTTTCGTCGCGCGCGCATTTCCATCACCCGCCGCGCGCCCAAACACCAGCACCACACGTCCATTTGCCCGTCCACACGACAGGGCCATCCCAACCAAGCGCGAGGCGAGAATCAACTACCGCGAGCAAGCGATCGACCTCCGCGAGGAGGGCGACGACGGAAACGTACCATGGCGCCGAGCAAGCTGCGCCAAGCGCTGGGCGCGGTGAAGGACCAGACGAGCATCGGGCTCGCCAAggtcggcagcggcggcgccctGGAGGCGGACCTGGACGTGGCCATCGTCAAGGCCACCAGGCACAGCGAGTCGTTCCCGGCCGACGAGCGCCACATCCGGGAGATCATCACGCTCACCTGCCTCTCCCGGGTGTACGTCGGCTCCTGCGTCTCCTCGCTGTCGCGCCGCCTCGGCCGGACCCGGAGCTGGGCGGTCGCGCTCAAGACGCTCGTCATCGTGCACCGCCTCCTCGCCGACGGGGACCCGGCGTTCGAGCAGGAGATGTTCTTCGCCACGCGGCGCGGGACGCGGATGCTCAACATGTCCGACTTCTGCGACCGCTCCCGTGCCGACGCCTGGGACTTCTCCGCCTTCATCCGCACCTACGCCGCCTACCTCGACGACCGCCTCGAGTACCGGATGCAGGGCAGGcagcagggcggcggcggcggcgcgcgcggtgGCAGGCCGCTCCACGAGGAGATGTACGCCGCGTCCCCCGGGAACCGCTACACCTGCGACGTCGCCGCCCCCTGCTTCAACGGGAGACAGGAGGACGCGGTGGACGCCGAGGCTCACAGCAAGGCGGTGGCGCTCGTGCCCAGGGACCCGCCCACGAGCGAGATGACGGTGGATCAGCTGCTCGTCAAGGCCAACCAGCTGCATCATCTCCTCGACCGGTTCATCGCCTGCCGCCCTGTAG GCGCGGCGAAGGCGAACCGGGTGGTGGCGGTGTCTCTGTACCCGCTGGTTAAGGAGAGCGTGCAGCTCTACTGCGAGCTCACGGAGGTGATGGCCACGCTCATCGAGCAGTTCGCGGAGATGGAGACCGCGGACTGCGAGCGCGTGCACGCCCTCTTCTGCGGTCTCGCCAAGCAGCTGGAGGAGCTCGAGAATTTCTACGCGTGGTGCAAGGTCGTCTGCGTGTGCCGCCAGTCCGACGTCCCGGAGGTGGAGGTCGTCACGCAGAAGAAGCTGGAACTCATGGACGAGTTCATCCGCGACAGGCACGCCGCCGCGGACTCGCAGCAGAGGCACCCGCCGCCGGAACCGGAGCCGATGGCAAGCCCAGAGCCAGCCCTCGTCGAAGAGGAAGAGGACGACGATATGAACGCAACCAAGGCACTTCCAGCGTCCGAGGAGCCGCCGGCTGCGGCGCAAGCGGACAGGGGGCCAGTCGAGCCAGAGGCCTCGCTCATCGTGGCCGACCCGGTCGAGGAGGAGGCCGACTTCCTCAACCTCAAGGCGGACGCCATGTCCGGCGAAGAGCACGGACAGCAGCTGGCGCTGGCGCTGTTCGACGGCTACATAGCCGGCTCAGCGCCGAAAGGCAACGTGTTCCAGGGCGCTTCGGCGGACTGGGAAACGGAGCTGGTCCAGTCCGCGAGCGCGCTTGCGAACCAGCGCGCCGAGCTCGGCGGCGGCCTCAGTATGATGGTGCTGGACGGGATGTACAACCATGCGGCGGTGGCCAACAACGCACAGACGTTCTCCGGCAGCGCCAGCAGTGTGGCGATGCGGCCACCCGGGGCGCCCATGCTCGCCCTGCCGGCGCCTCCAAGAGGCAGCAGCGCCGCAGTAGGTGCAGACCCTTTCGCGGCGTCGGCTTTGGTGCCTCCGCCGACGTATGTTCAGATGTCCGACATGCAGACGAAGCAGCAACTGCTGACGCAGGAACAGCAGATGTGGCGACAGTACGGCAAGAACGGAATGAATCAGGGAGCCTTAGCAATGCTAGAGCAGCGGCCAAACCAGAATCGGCAGTTCCTACCACACATGGGGCACAATTACGCAGGGTATCGGACTTCTTAA
- the LOC136511496 gene encoding NAC domain-containing protein 2-like, which produces MAQTSLPPGFRFHPTDVELVSYYLKRKIMGKKLIVDAISEVDLYKFPPWDLPDKSSLRSNDLEWFFFCPRDKKYPNGSRTNRATPNGYWKTSGKDRIITLNSRTVGMKKTLIFHEGKAPKGDRTDWVMYEYKMEDEDLVSAGFSKDAYVLCKIFKKSGLGPRIGEQYGAPFNEAEWDNAEAESSMFPLMTSSEVVNPTEGPRAQPAAPAGALQEPPLHNSSATCAGEESSFDHATANTCAEDVTFGYTVASSAIQDIPAQMSGDGVVSVNNISNEANDMYSPHDCDGFLLEELSRFLNDSPVRNTPFGECSGLPPMSEAEAHAFEVDSFGLYNELSGLVGLGSVDNNFNTSNPMLPPDRELSADDYMELNDLLAPDPSFPSEFPALDNQYMHYPLAEYNGHYDVTTLSGPLEPTMPSIFDAFPPSNNGVLATDVAADYLDPTMQFPSS; this is translated from the exons ATGGCGCAAACTAGCCTGCCTCCTGGTTTTCGTTTCCACCCAACTGATGTTGAGCTTGTTTCCTACTACTTGAAGAGGAAGATCATGGGAAAGAAACTTATCGTCGATGCTATATCAGAGGTTGACCTGTACAAGTTTCCTCCCTGGGATCTACCTG ACAAATCCTCCCTTAGAAGCAATGATCTTGAATGGTTCTTCTTTTGTCCTCGTGACAAGAAGTATCCTAATGGGTCTAGGACAAACCGTGCCACGCCAAATGGTTACTGGAAGACTAGTGGAAAGGATAGAATAATTACGCTTAACTCTCGCACTGTTGGAATGAAGAAAACATTGATATTTCATGAAGGCAAGGCCCCTAAGGGTGACAGAACTGATTGGGTGATGTATGAGTACAAAATGGAAGATGAGGATTTAGTTTCTGCTGGTTTCTCAAAG GATGCTTATGTACTCTGCAAAATTTTCAAGAAAAGTGGCCTTGGTCCAAGGATCGGGGAGCAATATGGGGCTCCGTTTAATGAAGCTGAATGGGATAATGCAGAAGCTGAATCTTCTATGTTTCCTTTGATGACCTCTTCAGAAGTAGTGAACCCAACAGAGGGACCACGTGCCCAGCCTGCTGCCCCTGCTGGTGCTCTTCAGGAACCACCTCTACATAATTCATCTGCTACTTGTGCTGGAGAggaatcatcatttgatcatgccACTGCAAATACTTGTGCTGAGGATGTAACTTTTGGCTATACTGTTGCTAGCTCTGCTATCCAAGATATACCTGCTCAGATGTCAGGAGATGGTGTGGTTTCTGTGAACAACATATCCAATGAGGCCAATGATATGTACAGTCCTCATGACTGTGATGGTTTTCTATTGGAGGAGCTGTCTAGATTTCTGAATGATTCTCCTGTGCGTAACACTCCTTTTGGAGAG TGCTCTGGTCTTCCTCCGATGTCTGAAGCTGAGGCTCATGCTTTTGAAGTCGACTCTTTTGGCCTCTACAATGAATTATCAGGGCTTGTTGGGTTAGGAAGCGTGGATAATAACTTCAACACCAGCAATCCGATGCTGCCACCTGACAGAGAACTGTCCGCTGATGATTACATGGAACTAAATGATCTCCTTGCTCCTGATCCAAGCTTCCCCAGTGAATTTCCTGCTCTGGACAATCAATATATGCATTATCctcttgctgagtacaatggaCATTATGATGTCACTACTCTGTCAGGTCCTTTGGAACCAACAATGCCTAGCATTTTCGATGCTTTTCCTCCTTCCAATAATGGAGTACTCGCCACAGATGTGGCAGCTGACTACTTGGACCCAACCATGCAGTTCCCTTCCTCATGA
- the LOC136510904 gene encoding uncharacterized protein, translated as MAITSAHEEKNQSPSPSALPNKPPPPSPTSTTEIHITELKVFAAFDGVQDPDPKRWILDTGASNHMSGSRAAFAHLDSGVHGSVRFDVGSIAQIKGSGTILFTYKNGVHQSLPNVYYLPRLTANIISVGQLDEGGYQVLMEDGMMHVRDEEHRLLARIPRSPGRLYVLDINIARPVCLAARVDDAAWT; from the coding sequence ATGGCCATCACTTCAGCCCATGAGGAGAAGAACCAGTCGCCTTCGCCATCGGCTCTCCCCAAcaagccaccgccgccgtcgcccacATCGACCACCGAGATCCACATCACTGAGCTCAAGGTCTTTGCCGCATTCGACGGCGTGCAAGACCCAGATCCAAAGCGATGGATCCTGGACACCGGTGCCTCCAATCACATGTCTGGGTCGAGAGCCGCCTTCGCCCACCTCGACTCTGGCGTCCACGGCTCCGTCAGGTTCGATGTCGGCTCCATCGCGCAGATCAAGGGCAGCGGCACCATCCTCTTCACCTACAAGAACGGGGTGCACCAGTCGCTCCCCAACGTCTACTATCTCCCGCGCCTCACCGCCAACATCATCTCCGTCGGCCAGCTCGACGAAGGGGGGTACCAGGTGCTCATGGAGGATGGCATGATGCACGTGCGTGATGAGGAGCACCGCTTGCTCGCTAGGATCCCACGGAGCCCAGGCAGACTGTACGTGCTCGACATCAACATCGCGCGCCCTGTCTGCCTAGCCGCACGCGTCGACGACGCGGCGTGGACCTAG
- the LOC136510905 gene encoding secreted RxLR effector protein 161-like, whose translation MYRNIVGSLRYLVNSRPDLAYSVGYISRFMEKPTTEHLATVKRVLRYVAGTLHFGCHYKRKKEAQLVGYSDSDLAGDIDTRKSTTGVVFFLDSNVITWQSQKQQLKGEEAGTISLKIDNEFAIALSKNPVFHDRSKHIDVRFHYIHECVEENRVQLQSIGTVEQLADILTKALGHERFCELHSKLGVYIVQQAH comes from the exons ATGTACCGCAACATTGTCGGCTCTCTTCGCTACCTGGTGAACTCGAGGCCAGATCTCGCGTACTCGGTGGGCTACATCAGCCGTTTCATGGAGAAACCCACCACCGAGCACTTGGCCACAGTCAAGAGGGTGCTTAGATACGTTGCCGGCACTCTGCACTTCGGCTGTCATTACAAGAGGAAGAAGGAAGCACAGCTCGTCGGCTACAGCGACAGTGActtggccggcgacatcgacactcGCAAGAGCACAACAGGagtcgtcttcttcctcgacaGCAATGTGATCACCTGGCAATCCCAAAAGCAGC AACTTAAAGGCGAGGAGGCGGGCACCATCTCACTGAAGATCGACAACGAGTTTGCCATCGCACTCAGCAAGAATCCAGTGTTCCACGATCGAAgtaagcacattgatgttcgaTTTCATTACATTCATGAATGCGTCGAGGAGAACAGGGTTCAGCTCCAGTCCATTGGGACAGTGGAGCAGCTGGCAGACATCCTCACCAAAGCTCTGGGGCATGAACGCTTCTGTGAACTTCACTCCAAGCTTGGTGTCTACATTGTACAGCAGGCACACTAG